From Tachysurus fulvidraco isolate hzauxx_2018 chromosome 10, HZAU_PFXX_2.0, whole genome shotgun sequence, one genomic window encodes:
- the LOC113654825 gene encoding adhesion G protein-coupled receptor B1-like, with the protein MEWKPFMFTGLSLALCVFLGLTIATPSGPASATCATLEQSRFFGVFSSKTALSESPCSWTLQNPDPRRYTVYMKITKPTETCTPRQIKTFQFDSFLETSRTYLGMESFDEVVRLCDATSAVAYLESSKQFLQLRKVVPRIGTELLVEEDGNDDEGSQFSAEFLVVGKRNPSMPACEMLCKWLEDCLATSSQGNPCGIMATPCQCWESPKRRSGGCYRGGVYLERCTSNIRDNNRDAEIMKGWSSWARWSECSNECGGGVQVRSRACQAEDSICEGVLEEARACNPQPCIGKMRQRSQGLRSIIGLRRDNGDEITVPQSDGVQDQWSSWSSCSVSCGEGWQTRERTCMTSGNSMMCIGPLREKRPCNNSMTCPVNGAWDEWAPWSLCSSTCGRGYRDRVRVCKPHNNGGEPCFGPKKQTKFCNIAVCPVDGSWTEWSAWSPCSASCSNGTMQRMRECNGPSYGGSECRGGWRETNNCFIRDCPVDGRWLSWSSWGSCSRTCGGGTQHRQRVCEGPFFRGEPCIGDKADLRRCNEKRCPEPHEICGEESYGNAVWKRTPAGDTVAIPCPADATGFVLRRCTLDAIGLALWGNPSYIKCVSREYQNIQASAREQFSKSQAGVKVDGVTEMLSRLRMTSNDATKYSGDLLAVMEMLKNTTQIFRSAGYSVVDIENYVQTISNLLKEEHHGKWQEAQLMGVNIRELFGLIEDFVDIIGKQMRDFQDIYEMTENFVLSVQKHPKTMTSDVTFPMKGWRGMMEWVRNLDEKIIVSRNALSMDVPDAEESTGFVTGIVLYRNLGPILSVQSNSTLLNSKVVTVMVKPSPGFLSNPVEIEFPHLHNDTVNETCIAWDESETESLLGSWSSRGCRALALDSGRTRCACDALSTFAILARPNPESNMDKNLLPSVTMIVGCGVSSLTLLLLIIIYVSVWKYIRSERSVILINFCLSIICSNALILISQTQARNKVMCTLVAAFLHFFFLSSFCWVLTEAWQSYMAVTGRLRNRIIRKRFLCLGWGLPALVVAVSVGFTKAKGYGTVNYCWLSLEGGLLYSFVGPAAAVVLVNMVIGILVFNKLVSKDGITDVKLKERAGASLWSSCVVLPLLALTWMSAVLAITDRRSALFQILFAVFDSLEGFIIVMVHCILRREVQEAVKCRVVDRKDDGNGDSGSSLQNGHTQRLGDFEKDSDSNRPGGVKTSSEEKMPLPQLPLPMGPNFHTLPSKPSTKSHIPPMPDYSSHTLTLRRDKSRVGEPPCSKPVYVCDSDIFTQMDPELVRVPTEGVCPDASGYMLMPNTTSTLRTKPKEDISSAKYNISVEQLPQARIMHLGSGYAEPQAAYATKPVTSDRASVSYSERDSPLQNVHNISSESHVTSLLGDTFDSMNSMMSKSETISTLSMSSLEVSEGRQKSRYAELDFEKIMHTRKRHQNMFQDLNRKLHHAEKDRESPASDSKSVRWSVSSAGSDKTSHSDKQQALGERSWETMPRSQASPPSWVRKELEPLAASPLEMPSVEWEKPGTAIPLVGQDIIDLQTEV; encoded by the exons ATGGAGTGGAAACCCTTCATGTTCACTGGCCTCTCTctggccttgtgtgtgtttcttggccTGACTATCGCTACCCCATCTGGACCTGCCTCAGCCACCTGCGCTACACTCGAGCAAAGCCGCTTTTTTGGTGTCTTCTCATCTAAAACAGCACTTTCAGAATCTCCATGCTCCTGGACCCTGCAGAACCCTGACCCTCGTCGCTACACTGTCTACATGAAGATCACAAAGCCAACTGAAACTTGCACTCCACGCCAGATCAAGACCTTCCAGTTTGACTCCTTCCTGGAGACTTCACGAACCTACCTGGGAATGGAAAGCTTTGACGAGGTAGTCCGCCTGTGTGATGCTACATCTGCCGTGGCCTACCTTGAATCCAGCAAGCAGTTTCTGCAGCTCAGGAAGGTAGTGCCCCGCATTGGAACAGAGCTTCTGGTGGAAGAGGATGGAAACGATGACGAGGGAAGCCAGTTCAGTGCCGAGTTCCTGGTCGTGGGGAAGAGGAACCCTAGCATGCCTGCCTGTGAGATGCTCTGCAAGTGGCTTGAGGATTGTCTGGCAACCAGTTCCCAAGGCAACCCCTGCGGAATCATGGCCACACCATGCCAGTGCTGGGAGTCACCCAAGAGGAGGTCCGGCGGGTGCTACAGGGGTGGAGTCTACCTGGAGAGATGCACATCAAATATTAGAGACAACAACAGGGATGCCGAGATCATGA AGGGTTGGTCTAGTTGGGCCCGCTGGTCTGAGTGCAGCAACGAGTGTGGAGGCGGTGTCCAGGTGCGCAGCAGAGCATGCCAAGCTGAAGATTCCATCTGTGAGGGTGTGCTTGAGGAGGCCAGAGCTTgtaacccccaaccctgcatTG GCAAAATGCGCCAGCGTAGCCAGGGTCTGCGTTCCATCATCGGCCTGAGGAGAGACAACGGAGATGAGATAACAGTTCCCCAATCTG ACGGAGTTCAGGATCAGTGGTCCTCATGGAGCTCCTGTTCTGTTAGCTGCGGTGAGGGCTGGCAGACTCGTGAACGCACCTGCATGACATCTGgaaacagtatgatgtgtatcGGCCCATTGAGAGAGAAAAGACCTTGCAACAATTCTATGACATGCCCAG TGAATGGAGCTTGGGACGAGTGGGCACCATGGAGTCTGTGTTCATCTACCTGTGGACGTGGATACCGTGACCGTGTCCGTGTTTGCAAGCCACACAATAACGGAGGAGAACCATGCTTTGGGCCCAAAAAACAGACCAAATTCTGCAACATTGCTGTCTGCCCTG TTGATGGTTCCTGGACTGAATGGTCTGCCTGGAGTCCCTGCTCTGCGTCATGCTCTAATGGAACGATGCAGCGCATGCGAGAGTGTAACGGCCCATCATACGGAGGCTCAGAATGCCGTGGAGGCTGGCGTGAAACTAACAACTGCTTCATCAGAGACTGCCCAG TGGACGGGAGATGGCTCTCCTGGAGCTCTTGGGGCAGCTGCAGTAGGACATGTGGAGGAGGCACACAGCACAGGcagagggtgtgtgaggggcCATTCTTTAGGGGAGAACCTTGCATCGGTGACAAAGCTGACCTTAGGCGCTGCAATGAGAAGAGATGCCCAG AACCCCATGAGATCTGTGGTGAAGAGAGTTACGGAAATGCTGTGTGGAAGAGAACTCCAGCTGGAGATACCGTTGCAATTCCATGCCCTGCTGACGCAACAG GCTTTGTCCTCCGCCGATGCACCCTGGACGCTATCGGTTTGGCCTTGTGGGGAAACCCTAGCTACATCAAATGTGTCTCCAGAGAATACCAAAACATTCAAGCCTCG GCCCGTGAGCAGTTCTCAAAGTCCCAGGCAGGAGTGAAGGTGGATGGTGTGACTGAAATGCTGTCCAGGCTGAGGATGACCTCAAACGATGCGACAAAGTACAGTGGGGACTTGCTGGCGGTCATGGAAATGCtaaaaaacactacacagaTCTTCAGAAGTGCTGGTTACAGTGTTGTTGATATAGAG aATTACGTCCAGACAATCAGCAATTTACTGAAGGAGGAACACCATGGCAAATGGCAGGAAGCACAGctg ATGGGGGTGAACATAAGGGAGCTGTTCGGCTTGATTGAGGACTTTGTTGACATCATCGGCAAGCAGATGAGAGATTTCCAAGATATTTATGAAATGACTGAGAACTTTG TGTTGAGCGTTCAGAAGCATCCAAAAACTATGACTTCAGATGTGACTTTCCCCATGAAAGGGTGGAGAGGTATGATGGAGTGGGTCCGCAATTTGGATGAGAAAATCATAGTGTCACGTAATGCCCTCAGTATGGATGTGCCAG ATGCTGAAGAAAGCACAGGCTTTGTAACTGGTATCGTTCTCTACAGAAATCTGGGCCCTATCTTGTCTGTGCAAAG CAATAGCACCTTGCTGAACTCTAAGGTTGTCACAGTAATGGTGAAGCCAAGCCCTGGTTTCCTGTCTAACCCAGTTGAGATCGAGTTCCCTCACCTGCACAAT gaCACTGTCAATGAGACATGCATTGCCTGGGACGAGAGTGAGAC tGAGTCGTTGCTGGGCTCGTGGTCTTCACGCGGCTGCAGAGCGCTCGCGCTCGATTCAGGCAGGACCAGGTGCGCGTGTGACGCTCTCTCCACGTTCGCGATCTTAGCACGGCCAAACCCCGAATCG AACATGGATAAGAACCTGTTGCCGTCGGTTACGATGATAGTAGGATGTGGCGTATCATCCCTGACGCTGCTTCTGCTCATCATCATTTATGTTTCTGTTTGGAA ATATATACGCTCTGAACGTTCCGTCATCCTCATCAATTTCTGCCTGTCAATCATCTGCTCCAACGCTCTCATCCTGATTAGTCAGACACAGGCTCGCAACAAG GTCATGTGCACCCTGGTGGCAGCATTCCTCCATTTCTTCTTCCTGTCATCATTCTGCTGGGTTCTGACAGAGGCGTGGCAGTCATACATGGCCGTGACCGGACGTCTGCGCAACCGCATCATCCGCAAGCGTTTCCTGTGCTTGGGGTGGGGCCTGCCCGCTCTCGTCGTGGCTGTTTCTGTAGGTTTCACCAAGGCCAAGGGATATGGCACGGTCAACTA CTGCTGGCTGTCTCTTGAGGGAGGGCTTCTATATTCGTTTGTTGGACCAGCAGCTGCTGTAGTGTTG gtGAACATGGTGATTGGTATTCTGGTCTTTAATAAGCTCGTGTCGAAGGATGGGATCACAGACGTGAAGTTGAAGGAGAGAGCAGg GGCGTCACTGTGGAGCTCATGCGTGGTTCTCCCGCTGCTGGCTCTGACCTGGATGTCGGCTGTCTTGGCCATCACAGACCGGCGCTCGGCTCTCTTCCAGATCCTCTTCGCCGTCTTTGACTCGCTCGAGGGCTTCATCATCGTCATGGTTCACTGCATCCTGCGACGTGAG GTACAAGAGGCAGTGAAATGTAGAGTAGTCGATCGTAAGGACGATGGGAACGGAGACTCCGGGAGCTCCCTGCAGAATGGCCATACGCAGCGCTTG GGTGACTTTGAAAAGGACAGTGACTCAAACAGACCAG GTGGTGTGAAGACATCTTCAGAGGAGAAGATGCCTCTCCCTCAGCTGCCTCTTCCCATGGGTCCCAACTTCCACACGCTGCCCTCTAAACCCAGCACCAAGAGCCACATACCACCCATGCCCGACTACTCCAGCCACACTCTGACCCTGCGCCGCGATAAAAGCCGTGTAGGCGAGCCACCCTGTTCCAAACCTGTCTACGTGTGCGACAGCGACATCTTCACACAGATGGACCCCGAGCTGGTGCGCGTCCCAACTGAAGGTGTATGTCCTGACGCAAGCGGCTACATGCTGATGCCTAACACAACATCCACGCTGCGGACCAAGCCCAAGGAAGACATTTCTTCTGCTAAATACAACATTAGCGTTGAGCAGCTCCCTCAGGCACGCATCATGCATCTGGGCAGCGGCTACGCCGAGCCTCAGGCTGCCTATGCTACCAAGCCGGTAACCTCCGACCGTGCCAGCGTGTCATATTCAGAGCGCGACTCGCCCCTTCAGAACGTGCACAATATTTCCAGCGAGAGTCATGTCACCAGTTTGCTAGGAGACACCTTCGACTCCATGAACTCTATGATGTCGAAGAGCGAGACCATCTCTACACTGTCCATGAGCTCACTGGAGGTCAGCGAGGGG AGGCAGAAATCTCGTTATGCTGAGCTCGACTTTGAG AAGATCATGCACACACGAAAGCGCCACCAGAACATGTTCCAGGACCTCAACAGGAAATTACATCATGCTGAGAAGGACAGAGAATCACCCGCTTCTGACAGCAAG TCTGTGAGGTGGAGCGTGTCTTCGGCGGGAAGCGACAAAACAAGCCACAGC GATAAACAACAAGCATTGGGAGAGCGTTCATGGGAAACCATGCCACGATCGCAGGCATCACCACCATCGTGGGTGAGAAAGGAGCTTGAGCCTTTGGCAGCATCACCATTAGAGATGCCCTCTGTGGAGTGGGAGAAGCCTGGCACTGCCATCCCTCTGGTAGGCCAGGACATCATCGACCTGCAGACGGAAGTGTGA